TTTCACGCAGCAAATCGATTAAGCGGCCTGGGGTACGGTCTCGAAGTCGCTGAGGCTCTTGTGCTCGTCGAGCATCATGTCATAAGGACGCAGGTCAATCCGGAGGAAAGCCTTGGCCATATCGGGGTCGAACTGGCTGCCCGCACAGCGTTCGATTTCCGCGATCACCTTCTCCCGATCCAAGGCGGCGCGATAAGAGCGGGTGGAGCTCATCGCGTCGAAGGTGTCGGCGAGGGCGAGGATGCGGCCATAGAGCGGGATGCTGTCACCCGTGAGGCCCTGGGGGTAACCGCGGCCGTCGTAGCGTTCGTGATGCGTGAGCACGCCGTCGCGGACATCATCCAGTGGCGGGACGTCCTTGAGGATGCGGTAGCCGATCTCGGGGTGCTTCTTGATCTGCTCGAACTCCTCGTCGTCGAGACGGCCGTTCTTGAGGAGCACGCGTTCGGGGACGCCGATCTTGCCCACATCGTGCACCAAACCGGCGATGCGCACGCGCTCGGCCTCGTGCTCGGAGAGCCCGATCTTCCGGGCGATCTGCTGGGAGATCAGTGCGACACGTTCGGAGTGACCGCGGGTGTAGGGGTCCTTGGCGTCCAGCGAGGCGGTGAGCGCCTTGAGGGTGCCGATGAACATCGCCTCCTGCTCGGCGAAGCGTGCGAGGTTCTCGTGATAGGTCCCGAGAAACTCGCTGGTGGCGTCGAAGAACTGCACCTCGACGCTGGAGACGTCTTCCTCATCACCCTTCCGGTTGCCCGCTGCGATGATCCCGACCACGTCGTCATCGTGATGGATCGGTTCGGCGAGGATGACGGTGTTGGCCAGCTCGGCCAGAGGGTGGGTGTCGGGGTCGAGGACCCGGCTCCATGAGTCGGCTTTGATCGAGTCCACGGTCTGCGTGAGTCGCTCGCGGAACTGCTCATGGTCACAGCCCATCTCGCCCGCGATGATCTGAAAGCCCGCCAGCTGGGGCACGGACGACTTGGTGCTGAATGCTAGCGCCACCCAGTCAAACGGCTGGATCGACAGGATCTGCCGTACCATGGCTTCGAGACTCTGGCGGGGTTCCTCGGTGGCGTTGAGCATCCGGGAGACGCGGTAGATCAATCGGGTTTCTTCGTAAGACTGGATGAGCTTGCTGCTGAACTCGTCCATCGCCTCGATGTCGCTGAGGGATTCGGCCTGATCTTCGTAGAGCCATCCAAGCAGCGTGGAGAGTCTTGCGTTGTCGGGGGGATGGGTGCTGAGGAGTCGTTCCGCAGACGGGTCGATCGCCAGGCTCTTGTGGATTCGCTGGTCGAGGGCCACGGCGACC
This Phycisphaeraceae bacterium DNA region includes the following protein-coding sequences:
- a CDS encoding HD-GYP domain-containing protein — translated: MHEMMLDTLIERCSTLGLALWSARDQAAQRLWPEPDDIVLPDSLDVFVQEAITGWQAGDTQRTIEPRPGCTLFLIGQDAAKPLVAVALDQRIHKSLAIDPSAERLLSTHPPDNARLSTLLGWLYEDQAESLSDIEAMDEFSSKLIQSYEETRLIYRVSRMLNATEEPRQSLEAMVRQILSIQPFDWVALAFSTKSSVPQLAGFQIIAGEMGCDHEQFRERLTQTVDSIKADSWSRVLDPDTHPLAELANTVILAEPIHHDDDVVGIIAAGNRKGDEEDVSSVEVQFFDATSEFLGTYHENLARFAEQEAMFIGTLKALTASLDAKDPYTRGHSERVALISQQIARKIGLSEHEAERVRIAGLVHDVGKIGVPERVLLKNGRLDDEEFEQIKKHPEIGYRILKDVPPLDDVRDGVLTHHERYDGRGYPQGLTGDSIPLYGRILALADTFDAMSSTRSYRAALDREKVIAEIERCAGSQFDPDMAKAFLRIDLRPYDMMLDEHKSLSDFETVPQAA